In the Sphingomonas sp. LM7 genome, one interval contains:
- a CDS encoding TonB-dependent siderophore receptor: protein MNNSRKAARNAASGSAFLALACVGFIASAPASAAEDKDKPAVTDEQEQSGGQASTAQEREQIIVTGQAYQPHQESPKATRTVRDTPQTVTVITAETIEQQNLLTLRDMLSTVPGITFGAAEGGSPPADAITLRGYSAGSDITQDGVRDSAAYSRSDSFNLEQLEIVNGANSVSGGSGSVGGSINIITKRPLAETRGIVTAGIGTDNYYRGTVDLNLRATDLIGLRINAMVHQNDVPGRDVEDYKRWGVAPAVTIGIGSPTKLTLQYLHQEDDNIPQYGVPYFINAVNDGEVAGVDRSSYYGYRNVDTQEITVDQATITFDHELSGNFSLRNLARWQNVTQLTIVGPPQGTYCLATNVQPTGAACPATTPAGYYLIGGPRGTYRDSKNQLMYNQFDLRGVFNTGGIEHTLVAGASAMWEKYNLTSGSVYRNANTTLLPAYPLVNIANPNEVIAGPAGFNYGSNVWTGPVNPTPTGRQQGEVTNYALYLFDAMKVGNFELNGGVRWESNSGNYRTDALASAATLTTPQGPFVTGPTLRNKAKLFSYRVGLVYKPVEELTLYVAHGNSRTPSISAVNGACTAVTCNVKPESAKNYEAGVKAEVANGKLLLSAALFRNERDSYRVPSNDVTIPDQVLDGASRVDGVAVSAVGKITSAWSVTANYTYLKPKLLQSVSDFCLANPSTACANSATLRDPAAGAELQNTPKHSGSLFTSYTLPFGLTLGYSATYQGSFALNLPALATAGGSTRTPVYRSHSYLVHSAVATYQINEQLKAQLNVKNFTDKVYYTRVRNNGWATPGDGRAAILSLTYGF from the coding sequence GTGAACAATTCCAGGAAGGCCGCGCGCAACGCGGCGAGCGGGTCTGCATTCCTTGCGCTCGCCTGTGTCGGCTTCATCGCGTCCGCGCCTGCCAGCGCCGCCGAAGACAAGGACAAGCCCGCCGTCACCGACGAGCAGGAGCAGTCCGGCGGCCAGGCGAGCACCGCGCAGGAGCGTGAACAGATCATCGTCACCGGCCAGGCCTATCAGCCGCACCAGGAGAGCCCCAAGGCGACCCGCACCGTCCGTGACACGCCCCAGACCGTCACCGTCATCACTGCCGAGACGATCGAGCAGCAGAATTTGCTGACGCTGCGCGACATGCTGTCGACCGTGCCCGGCATCACCTTCGGCGCGGCAGAAGGCGGCAGCCCGCCGGCGGATGCGATCACGCTGCGCGGCTATTCGGCAGGCAGCGATATCACCCAGGACGGCGTGCGCGACAGCGCCGCCTATAGCCGCTCGGACTCGTTCAATCTCGAGCAGCTCGAGATCGTCAACGGCGCCAACTCGGTCTCCGGCGGTTCCGGTTCGGTCGGCGGCTCAATCAACATCATCACCAAGCGGCCGCTGGCAGAGACGCGCGGCATCGTCACCGCGGGAATCGGCACCGATAATTACTATCGCGGCACCGTGGATCTCAATCTGCGCGCCACCGATCTGATCGGCCTTCGCATCAACGCGATGGTCCACCAGAACGACGTACCCGGCCGCGATGTCGAAGACTATAAGCGCTGGGGCGTCGCGCCCGCCGTCACTATCGGCATCGGCAGCCCGACCAAGCTGACGCTCCAATATCTCCACCAGGAAGACGACAATATCCCGCAATACGGCGTACCGTATTTCATCAATGCGGTGAACGACGGCGAAGTCGCGGGGGTCGATCGCAGTTCCTATTACGGCTACCGCAACGTCGATACGCAGGAGATCACGGTCGATCAGGCGACGATCACGTTCGATCATGAGCTGAGCGGCAATTTCTCGCTGCGCAACCTTGCCCGCTGGCAGAACGTCACGCAGCTGACGATCGTCGGCCCCCCGCAGGGCACCTATTGCCTGGCCACCAATGTCCAGCCGACCGGCGCGGCCTGCCCGGCGACGACTCCGGCCGGTTACTACCTCATCGGCGGTCCGCGCGGCACGTACCGCGATTCGAAGAACCAGCTGATGTACAATCAGTTCGATCTGCGCGGCGTGTTCAATACCGGCGGGATCGAGCACACGCTGGTGGCCGGCGCCTCGGCGATGTGGGAGAAATACAATCTCACCAGCGGCAGCGTGTACCGCAACGCCAACACGACGCTGCTCCCCGCCTATCCGCTGGTCAACATCGCCAACCCGAACGAAGTGATCGCGGGTCCCGCCGGCTTCAATTACGGCAGCAACGTCTGGACCGGCCCGGTAAACCCGACACCGACTGGCCGCCAGCAGGGCGAAGTCACCAACTACGCGCTCTATCTGTTCGATGCGATGAAGGTCGGCAATTTCGAGCTCAATGGCGGCGTACGCTGGGAGTCGAACAGTGGCAATTATCGCACCGATGCGCTGGCTTCGGCCGCGACGCTGACGACCCCGCAGGGACCGTTCGTCACTGGCCCGACGCTGCGCAACAAGGCGAAGCTGTTCTCGTACCGCGTCGGACTGGTCTACAAGCCGGTCGAAGAGCTCACGCTCTACGTCGCGCACGGCAATTCGCGGACGCCCTCGATCAGCGCGGTCAACGGGGCATGCACCGCGGTCACCTGCAACGTGAAGCCCGAAAGCGCCAAGAACTATGAAGCCGGCGTCAAGGCGGAAGTCGCCAACGGCAAGCTGCTGCTGAGCGCGGCCTTGTTCCGCAACGAGCGTGACAGCTATCGCGTGCCTTCGAACGATGTCACGATCCCCGATCAGGTGCTGGATGGCGCGTCGCGAGTGGACGGCGTCGCGGTGAGCGCGGTCGGCAAGATCACGTCGGCATGGTCGGTGACCGCGAACTACACCTATCTGAAGCCGAAGCTGCTCCAGTCTGTGTCGGACTTTTGTCTTGCCAACCCAAGCACGGCCTGTGCGAACAGCGCGACGCTGCGCGATCCGGCGGCCGGCGCTGAACTGCAGAACACTCCCAAGCATTCGGGGAGCCTGTTCACTTCGTACACCCTGCCGTTCGGACTGACGCTCGGCTATTCCGCGACCTATCAGGGCAGCTTCGCACTCAACCTGCCGGCGCTGGCGACGGCTGGCGGTTCGACCCGGACCC
- the cobS gene encoding cobaltochelatase subunit CobS codes for MADIPNTQPDSRETTILDAPDKTISVRDVFGIDIDMECPAFSEADERVPDLDPAYVFDADTTLAVLAGFAHNRRVMIQGYHGTGKSTHIEQVAARLNWPCIRINLDAHISRIDLIGRDAIVLKDGQQVTEFREGLLPWAIQTPTALVFDEYDAGRPDVMFVIQRVLETEGKLTLLDQNRVIRPNPWFRLFATANTVGLGDTSGLYHGTQQINQGQMDRWNVVVTLNYLPAAVEAQIVLAKSGEYDKPGGKETVENMVRVADLTRKGFINGDISTVMSPRTVITWAQNTLIFGDVGFAFRLSFLNKCDEAERAQVAEYYQRVFGKDLPESVVGKTA; via the coding sequence ATGGCCGACATCCCCAACACCCAGCCCGACAGCCGCGAGACGACGATTCTCGACGCGCCCGACAAGACGATCAGCGTACGCGACGTGTTCGGCATCGACATCGACATGGAATGCCCCGCGTTCAGCGAAGCCGACGAACGCGTCCCCGATCTAGACCCGGCCTATGTCTTCGACGCCGATACCACGCTCGCGGTGCTCGCTGGCTTCGCGCACAATCGCCGCGTGATGATCCAGGGCTATCACGGCACCGGCAAGTCGACGCATATCGAACAGGTTGCCGCGCGCCTCAACTGGCCCTGCATCCGCATCAATCTCGACGCGCATATCAGCCGCATCGACTTGATCGGCCGCGACGCGATCGTGCTCAAGGACGGCCAGCAGGTCACCGAATTCCGCGAAGGCCTGTTGCCCTGGGCGATCCAGACGCCGACCGCGCTCGTGTTCGACGAATATGACGCCGGCCGCCCGGACGTGATGTTCGTGATCCAGCGCGTGCTCGAGACCGAGGGCAAGCTGACCCTGCTCGACCAGAATCGCGTGATCCGCCCCAACCCGTGGTTCCGCCTGTTCGCCACTGCCAATACGGTCGGCCTGGGCGACACCAGCGGGCTCTATCACGGCACCCAGCAGATCAACCAGGGCCAGATGGACCGCTGGAACGTGGTGGTGACGCTCAACTATCTCCCCGCCGCGGTCGAGGCGCAGATCGTCCTCGCCAAGTCGGGCGAATACGACAAGCCGGGCGGCAAGGAGACCGTGGAGAACATGGTCCGCGTCGCCGACCTCACGCGCAAGGGCTTCATCAACGGCGATATCTCGACGGTGATGTCGCCGCGCACGGTGATCACCTGGGCGCAGAACACGCTGATCTTCGGCGATGTCGGCTTCGCCTTCCGCCTCTCGTTCCTCAACAAGTGCGACGAGGCCGAGCGCGCGCAGGTCGCCGAATATTACCAGCGCGTGTTCGGCAAGGACCTGCCCGAAAGCGTGGTCGGGAAAACGGCCTGA
- a CDS encoding ribbon-helix-helix domain-containing protein, with product MKIDPPPGGFHGPVKRSVTIAGHQTSISLEPIFWETLEAAAAARALPLNALIAAIDHARIQGESPPNLASALRTWLLANQVGNILRQS from the coding sequence GTGAAGATCGACCCGCCCCCAGGCGGCTTCCACGGTCCGGTCAAGCGATCGGTGACGATTGCCGGACATCAGACTTCGATCAGCCTCGAGCCAATCTTTTGGGAGACACTGGAGGCCGCAGCGGCGGCGCGCGCGCTGCCGCTAAATGCGCTCATCGCGGCGATCGATCATGCCCGCATCCAGGGGGAGTCGCCACCAAATCTGGCGAGCGCGCTGCGTACATGGCTGCTGGCCAACCAAGTCGGAAACATATTGCGACAAAGCTGA
- a CDS encoding winged helix-turn-helix transcriptional regulator, which produces MDLIGERWALLIVRELLLGGRRFGEIRGALEGLSANVLTQRLEGMEKAGILRRRTLPSPANAQVYELTKWGRALEEPIFALSRWAAGSPAHDVTLPLSNTAFMLSLRTMMHPRADPDFAPDLGFRIGGDPFRAKIAGGKLEIERRDPEGADILFAGEPSMLAATFYGRDSLSMSMREGRVTVTGDIALGQRFVDLFSLPKFEND; this is translated from the coding sequence ATGGATTTGATCGGGGAGCGCTGGGCGCTGCTGATCGTCCGCGAGCTGCTGCTGGGCGGCCGCCGCTTCGGCGAGATCCGCGGCGCGCTCGAAGGACTGAGCGCCAACGTCCTGACCCAGCGGCTGGAGGGGATGGAGAAGGCCGGCATCCTGCGCCGCCGCACGCTGCCCTCGCCCGCAAACGCGCAGGTCTATGAGCTGACCAAATGGGGCCGCGCGCTTGAGGAGCCGATCTTTGCGCTGAGCCGCTGGGCGGCAGGATCGCCCGCGCACGACGTGACGCTGCCCTTGAGCAACACCGCCTTCATGCTCTCGCTGCGCACGATGATGCACCCCCGGGCCGATCCCGATTTCGCCCCCGATCTCGGCTTCCGCATCGGCGGCGATCCGTTCCGCGCGAAGATCGCCGGGGGGAAGCTGGAAATCGAACGGCGCGATCCCGAAGGCGCGGACATACTCTTCGCTGGCGAGCCATCGATGCTCGCCGCAACCTTCTACGGCCGCGACTCCCTCTCCATGTCGATGCGCGAGGGCCGCGTGACCGTCACGGGCGATATTGCGCTCGGCCAGCGCTTCGTCGACCTGTTCAGCCTTCCCAAGTTCGAGAACGATTAG
- the cobT gene encoding cobaltochelatase subunit CobT, with product MAVDSPLERLRNVLGGTARALSGEAEAELSFTSEAPRQDGRSIKVPMPSRTLPPEQIAEARGFADGFALRIKHHDTAVHLRGAPKEPVARAVFDAIETARVEALGSRGYAGIADNLEHSLNVRLRSDPIARARNREEVPLSTAVGLMVRERLTGREAPAGAAMGMALIRDWIEERAGGDLDALALTIDDQRAFASLATKLLQDLELVEGEMIPDEADEGGGEDEGTDDQDEPGDEEGDSEAQQGEGEVEARGEQRETDETEQGEDSQSEAMDDGDGEPGDDGEEGMMPNRPNRPWSDLPPQFEYRPYTTQFDEVIAATELCDAEELDRLRAYLDQQLIHLQGAVTKLANRLQRRLMAQQSRSWDFDQDEGLLDAARLARVVVNPMQSLSYKIERDTEFRDTVVTLLIDNSGSMRGRPISIAAISADIMARTLERVGVKTEILGFTTRAWKGGQAREKWLAEGRPAQPGRLNDVRHIVYKQADEPWRRAKKALGLMMREGLLKENIDGEALLWAHQRMIGRPEERKILMVISDGAPVDDSTLSVNSGSYLERHLRQVIGWIESRSPVELVAIGIGHDVTRYYQRAVTIMDAEQLAGTMVEQLAALFDTE from the coding sequence ATGGCTGTCGATTCTCCGCTCGAACGGTTGCGCAACGTCCTTGGCGGCACGGCGCGCGCGCTTTCCGGCGAGGCCGAAGCCGAACTCTCGTTCACGTCGGAGGCGCCGCGCCAGGACGGACGCAGCATCAAGGTGCCGATGCCGTCGCGCACGCTGCCACCCGAGCAAATCGCCGAGGCGCGCGGCTTTGCCGATGGCTTCGCGTTGCGGATCAAGCATCACGATACCGCCGTCCACTTGCGCGGCGCGCCCAAGGAGCCGGTGGCGCGTGCGGTGTTCGACGCCATCGAAACTGCGCGCGTCGAGGCGCTGGGATCGCGTGGCTATGCCGGCATCGCCGACAATCTAGAACATTCGCTCAACGTCCGCCTGCGCTCGGACCCGATCGCCCGGGCGCGCAACCGCGAGGAAGTACCGCTGTCGACCGCCGTGGGGCTGATGGTGCGCGAGCGGCTGACCGGACGCGAGGCGCCCGCTGGCGCGGCAATGGGCATGGCGCTGATCCGTGACTGGATCGAGGAGCGCGCCGGCGGCGATCTCGATGCGCTGGCGCTGACGATCGACGACCAGCGAGCCTTCGCCAGCCTCGCCACCAAGCTGCTCCAGGACCTTGAGCTGGTCGAAGGCGAGATGATCCCCGACGAAGCCGATGAAGGCGGCGGCGAGGACGAAGGCACCGACGACCAGGACGAGCCCGGCGACGAGGAAGGCGACAGCGAAGCCCAGCAGGGCGAAGGCGAGGTCGAGGCACGCGGCGAGCAGCGCGAAACGGACGAGACCGAACAAGGCGAGGACAGTCAGTCCGAGGCGATGGACGACGGCGACGGCGAGCCCGGCGACGATGGCGAGGAAGGCATGATGCCCAATCGCCCCAATCGGCCGTGGAGCGACTTGCCGCCGCAGTTCGAATATCGCCCCTATACCACCCAGTTCGACGAAGTGATCGCAGCGACCGAATTGTGCGACGCCGAGGAGCTCGATCGGCTGCGCGCCTATCTCGACCAGCAGCTGATCCATCTGCAGGGCGCGGTGACCAAGCTCGCCAACCGCCTCCAGCGGCGGCTGATGGCGCAGCAATCGCGCAGCTGGGACTTCGACCAGGACGAGGGGCTGCTCGATGCGGCGCGGCTGGCGCGCGTCGTGGTCAATCCGATGCAGTCGCTGTCGTACAAGATCGAGCGCGACACCGAATTCCGCGACACCGTCGTCACGTTGCTGATCGACAATTCGGGATCGATGCGCGGCCGGCCGATCTCGATCGCCGCGATCAGCGCCGACATCATGGCGCGCACGCTGGAGCGGGTGGGAGTCAAAACCGAAATCCTCGGCTTCACCACCCGCGCCTGGAAGGGCGGTCAGGCGCGCGAAAAGTGGCTGGCCGAGGGGCGCCCCGCCCAGCCCGGCCGCCTCAATGACGTACGCCACATCGTCTACAAGCAGGCCGACGAACCGTGGCGCCGTGCCAAGAAGGCGCTCGGGCTGATGATGCGCGAGGGGCTTCTCAAGGAGAATATCGACGGCGAGGCGCTGCTCTGGGCGCACCAGCGGATGATCGGGCGTCCTGAAGAACGCAAGATCCTGATGGTGATCTCCGACGGCGCGCCGGTCGATGATTCGACGCTGTCGGTGAACTCGGGCTCCTATCTCGAACGGCATCTGCGCCAGGTGATCGGCTGGATCGAATCGCGCTCGCCGGTCGAGCTGGTGGCGATCGGCATCGGCCATGACGTGACCCGATATTACCAGCGCGCCGTCACGATCATGGATGCCGAGCAGCTTGCCGGCACGATGGTCGAGCAGCTGGCAGCGCTGTTCGACACCGAATGA